Proteins found in one Cheilinus undulatus linkage group 9, ASM1832078v1, whole genome shotgun sequence genomic segment:
- the LOC121515386 gene encoding uncharacterized oxidoreductase YjmC-like, translated as MNRCLIKKEEVLGFIEKCMTTVGTKPLHARSLAEVLVEGDHRGHYSHGLNRMDMYVKDIQSGICAKDGEPMVKKESAATALVDGKNLLGPVVGNFCMNLAIKKAKEVGIGWVVAYGSNHFGIAGYYAMQALKENMIGMSFTNTSPLVVPTRGTECSLGTNPISVAAPANNGDSFVLDMATSAVALGKVELYDRRKDPIPEGWGCDATGKLSTDPKKVLNGGGLVPIGGSEETGGYKGYGLGMMVEVFCGILAGAKYSKNVRTWKVTDSVADLGQCFVAINPANFAPGFTDRMSDLMSIQRRMKPADPDAPVLVAGDPERTAMEKCDVAGGIPYHINVVNYMNECAKRIGVSELLPNDNLISD; from the exons ATGAACAG ATGTCTGATCAAGAAGGAGGAGGTGCTGGGCTTCATTGAGAAGTGCATGACGACGGTGGGCACAAAGCCCCTTCACGCCCGCAGCCTGGCTGAAGTGCTGGTGGAGGGAGACCACAGGGGACACTACAGCCATGGACTCAACAGGATGG ACATGTATGTAAAGGACATTCAGTCAGGAATCTGTGCCAAAGACGGTGAGCCTATGGTGAAGAAGGAGAGTGCAGCCACGGCTCTGGTAGATGGGAAGAACCTCCTGGGTCCTGTGGTGGGAAACTTCTGCATGAATCTAGCCATAAAGAAGGCCAAGGAGGTCGGCATCGGCTGGGTGGTGGCATATG GTTCTAACCATTTTGGTATTGCTGGATACTACGCAATGCAAGctctgaaggaaaacatgatC GgcatgtccttcaccaacaCGTCCCCTCTGGTGGTTCCTACACGTGGTACAGAg TGCTCTCTGGGCACCAACCCCATCAGCGTGGCCGCTCCCGCTAACAACGGAGACAGCTTTGTACTGGACATGGCCACGTCTGCAGTTGCACTCGGAAAG GTGGAGCTCTATGATCGCCGTAAAGACCCCATACCTGAAGGCTGGGGCTGTGATGCTACAGGGAAGCTGAGCACTGATCCAAAGAAAGTCCTAAATGGAGGAGGACTGGTGCCCATCGGAGGCAGTGAAGAGACAG GAGGATACAAAGGCTACGGTCTGGGGATGATGGTGGaggtgttctgtggtatctTGGCTGGGGCGAAGTACAGTAAAAATGTTCGCACGTGGAAAGTAACAGACAGTGTTGCTGACCTg ggtCAGTGTTTTGTGGCGATAAACCCTGCAAACTTTGCGCCAGGGTTCACTGACAGGATGTCTGACCTGATGTCCATCCAAAGAAGGATGAAGCCT GCTGATCCTGACGCTCCTGTTTTAGTGGCTGGAGATCCAGAGAGGACCGCCATGGAGAAATGTGACGTGGCGGGCGGGATCCCCTATCACATCAATGTCGTCAACTACATG aatgaatgtgcGAAGAGAATCGGCGTAAGTGAGCTGCTGCCAAATGACAACCTCATCTCTGATTAG